The following coding sequences are from one Prionailurus viverrinus isolate Anna chromosome D2, UM_Priviv_1.0, whole genome shotgun sequence window:
- the LOC125147598 gene encoding uncharacterized protein LOC125147598, with translation MVLLSYVLEPAAFHTILKTLILGLIETSRPLPPPPSLAPSGPRQPPETSLTLGAWRVLWPRAASASPAPNGPRTGAGAPRERTGPACVRREARGSATVRTRDSALGTRPCLGTVGCAAAPGLLGPRPGSAEARSSRLETALYPAWRVLTRRRWGKGGRENIKNLLYISYDASLFICIPACYPCFTGCPPACCLEEGRISTTLSSIHSGGLILCFSGRKKILPGKLIEESVVPLLGLCCSQDMRTVRTGIAK, from the exons CGAGACTTCCagacccctgcctcccccaccctccctggctccctccggGCCTAGGCAGCCGCCCGAGACCTCACTTACCCTCGGCGCCTGGCGGGTGCTTTGGCCTCGGGCCGCCTCCGCCTCTCCTGCTCCCAACGGCCCACGGACGGGCGCGGGAGCCCCGCGCGAGAGAACAGGGCCGGCTTGTGTGCGAAGAGAGGCAAGGGGCTCCGCCACCGTCAGAACCCGCGACTCCGCTCTGG GGACTCGCCCGTGTCTAGGGACGGTGGGTTGTGCAGCTGCGCCAGGCCTGCTGGGGCCGCGGCCTGGGAGCGCGGAGGCGCGGAGTTCGCGGCTGGAAACCGCCCTCTACCCGGCCTGGCGAGTGCTGACCCGACGCAG atgggggaaaggaggaagagaaaacattaaGAACCTATTATACATCAGCTACGATGCCAGCCTCTTCATTTGCATCCCTGCCtgttatccctgttttacag GCTGCCCTCCTGCGTGCTGCCTGGAGGAGGGTAGAATCTCCACTACCTTGAGCTCCATCCACTCAGGTGGACTCATCCTTTGCttcagtggaagaaagaaaatcctgccaGGAAAACTAATAGAAGAATCTGTTGTGCCATTGTTGGGTCTCTGTTGCAGCCAGGACATGAGAACTGTCAGAACTGGAATTGCTAAGTAG